Proteins encoded together in one Xyrauchen texanus isolate HMW12.3.18 chromosome 50, RBS_HiC_50CHRs, whole genome shotgun sequence window:
- the tal1 gene encoding T-cell acute lymphocytic leukemia protein 1 homolog has translation MMEKLKSEKFPLSPSMDALESPPRDTNSTSSSGLASVEEGDACGKQEGTKPTQIGQHHLPEERCNGTLILNGVTKETPYHATELKKEVPVIELSRRGGTVDIKGRELKADGSHKVQTTELCRPPIPLTLPPRDPLSETRMVQLSPPAFPLPARAMLYSNMAQPLAAINSGFAGEADQYGMYPSSRVKRRPVPYEVEISDGSQPKIVRRIFTNSRERWRQQNVNGAFAELRKLIPTHPPDKKLSKNEILRLAMKYINFLAKLLNDQDDMVDGEAPTRTTRDGQDATLVRDNLLQEMLSPNSSCGSLLDGDASPESFTEDQDSSVESRPSARGLHNSSHPLDGNAQR, from the exons ATGATGGAAAAACTGAAATCCGAGAAATTTCCGCTCAGTCCGAGCATGGATGCCTTGGAATCGCCCCCGCGCGACACCAACTCGACTTCCTCCTCAGGTTTGGCATCTGTGGAGGAGGGAGATGCATGCGGGAAACAGGAAGGCACGAAGCCCACGCAGATAGGACAGCATCACCTCCCCGAGGAGCGCTGTAACGGGACTCTCATCCTTAATGGCGTTACCAAAGAAACGCCTTATCATGCCACAGAGCTAAAAAAGGAAGTGCCGGTGATCGAGCTGTCCAGGAGAGGAGGGACCGTGGATATAAAAGGCAGAGAGCTCAAGGCTGACGGCAGCCATAAGGTGCAGACCACAGAGCTGTGCAGACCACCTATTCCTCTGACACTGCCTCCCAGGGACCCGCTGAGCGAAACTCGAATGGTGCAGTTGAGCCCGCCCGCTTTCCCTCTCCCGGCCCGAGCGATGCTCTACAGCAACATGGCGCAACCGCTCGCCGCTATTAACAG TGGTTTTGCTGGAGAAGCGGATCAGTATGGCATGTATCCCAGCAGTCGAGTGAAACGCAGACCTGTGCCGTATGAGGTCGAAATCAGCGACG GGTCGCAGCCCAAAATTGTGCGACGGATTTTCACGAATAGCCGCGAACGTTGGCGGCAGCAGAATGTGAACGGCGCCTTCGCAGAGCTCCGCAAACTCATCCCCACCCACCCGCCCGACAAGAAGCTAAGCAAGAACGAGATCCTACGGCTAGCCATGAAGTACATCAACTTCCTGGCCAAGCTCCTCAACGACCAAGACGACATGGTGGATGGCGAGGCACCCACTCGGACCACCCGAGATGGGCAAGATGCGACCCTGGTGCGAGACAACCTCCTTCAGGAGATGTTAAGCCCCAACTCTAGCTGTGGAAGCCTGCTGGACGGAGACGCCAGTCCGGAGAGCTTTACCGAAGACCAAGACTCATCAGTGGAATCCAGACCTTCAGCAAGGGGACTACATAACTCCAGCCACCCCCTGGACGGAAACGCCCAACGATGA